A window of the Roseovarius sp. S88 genome harbors these coding sequences:
- the ssb gene encoding single-stranded DNA-binding protein has product MAGSVNKVIIIGNLGRDPEVRTFQNGGKVCNLRIATSETWKDRNTGERRERTEWHSVAIFNENLARLAEQYLRKGSKVYIEGKLETRKWQDQSGQDRYSTEVVLRPYAGELTFLDSRDGGSGGGGGGGSYGGGYDQGYDSGPSSEGGQSDNAPSRDYDDEIPF; this is encoded by the coding sequence ATGGCCGGCTCAGTCAACAAGGTCATCATCATTGGCAATCTGGGGCGCGACCCCGAAGTGCGTACCTTTCAGAATGGCGGCAAGGTCTGCAACCTGCGCATTGCCACCTCTGAGACTTGGAAAGATCGCAACACCGGCGAGCGGCGCGAACGCACCGAATGGCACTCGGTGGCGATCTTCAACGAAAACCTCGCGCGTCTGGCCGAGCAGTATCTGCGCAAGGGTTCTAAAGTGTATATCGAGGGTAAGCTGGAAACCCGCAAATGGCAGGATCAGTCCGGTCAGGATCGATACTCCACCGAAGTGGTCTTGCGCCCTTATGCCGGTGAACTGACCTTCCTTGATTCTCGTGACGGAGGGTCCGGCGGCGGTGGCGGTGGCGGCAGTTACGGTGGTGGCTACGACCAAGGCTATGATAGCGGCCCGTCTTCGGAGGGTGGCCAGTCCGACAATGCGCCATCGCGCGACTACGACGACGAAATTCCATTCTAA
- a CDS encoding lytic transglycosylase domain-containing protein — protein MRVLAAAITCVSLAWPMAASADIFSTQGKNRIFKSQTKVLDNRARAQYNSSVRLQPQKVHTPTKWDDEPTQTFRGAYRGPYLSAARQAAAKHGVPQDLFLRLVQQESGWNPRAKSHKGAIGLAQLMPGTASYLGVNPHDPYENLDGGARYLAEQYRKFRSWRLALAAYNAGPAAVEKYNGVPPFKETRNYVKVIWGS, from the coding sequence ATGCGTGTTTTGGCGGCAGCCATCACTTGTGTTTCTTTGGCTTGGCCCATGGCCGCTTCGGCCGATATTTTTTCGACCCAAGGCAAGAACCGCATTTTCAAATCGCAGACCAAGGTGCTCGATAACCGGGCAAGGGCACAGTACAACTCGTCCGTGCGGTTGCAGCCGCAGAAAGTGCATACACCCACCAAATGGGACGACGAGCCTACGCAAACTTTTCGTGGCGCGTATCGCGGTCCATACCTGAGCGCGGCCAGGCAAGCGGCGGCAAAGCACGGTGTGCCGCAGGATTTGTTTCTTCGGCTGGTACAACAGGAATCGGGATGGAATCCACGGGCCAAATCGCACAAGGGTGCTATCGGCCTGGCACAGCTGATGCCGGGAACGGCCTCATACCTTGGCGTCAACCCACATGATCCATATGAAAACCTGGATGGCGGAGCGCGCTACCTGGCCGAGCAATACCGCAAATTCCGGTCGTGGCGTTTGGCGTTGGCCGCATATAACGCCGGACCAGCGGCGGTCGAGAAATACAATGGCGTGCCGCCGTTTAAGGAAACGCGCAACTACGTCAAAGTGATCTGGGGCAGCTAA